The proteins below come from a single uncultured Carboxylicivirga sp. genomic window:
- a CDS encoding peptidylprolyl isomerase, with protein MRLLYILLALPLLFACSHNPQVVIKTELGDIVCDVYMDKAPITTGNFLKYVDENRFDGATFYRVVTIDNQPNNDVKIEVVQGGLYDDMHPKHLPPIEHETTQQTGILHKDGVLSMARNEPGTAQADFFFCIGDQPSLDFGGKRNPDGQGFAAFGKVVSGMDVLLKIHQLKNEGQYLINPVKILSIERI; from the coding sequence ATGAGACTACTGTATATATTATTGGCATTACCATTATTGTTTGCTTGTTCGCACAATCCACAGGTGGTTATAAAAACAGAGTTGGGAGACATCGTATGTGATGTATATATGGATAAAGCACCAATTACTACAGGCAACTTTTTAAAATATGTTGATGAGAATAGGTTCGATGGAGCAACTTTTTATCGGGTGGTAACAATAGATAATCAACCTAATAATGATGTGAAGATTGAAGTTGTTCAAGGAGGATTATATGATGATATGCATCCAAAGCACTTGCCGCCAATCGAGCATGAAACTACACAGCAAACTGGAATCTTACATAAAGATGGAGTATTAAGCATGGCACGTAATGAACCAGGAACAGCACAAGCAGACTTCTTCTTTTGTATAGGTGATCAACCAAGTTTGGATTTTGGAGGAAAACGTAACCCAGATGGTCAAGGTTTTGCTGCGTTCGGGAAAGTTGTTTCGGGGATGGATGTATTATTGAAGATTCATCAATTAAAAAACGAAGGCCAATACCTGATAAATCCTGTAAAGATTCTGTCAATTGAGAGGATTTGA